CGTATGCGACCTTCCCCCAGGAACCGCTCTCCGGCGAGATGAAATCGTTCTTGATGCCGAAAGCGTTGAGCATCTCCGAGTGGGTTTTCGCGGACATGGGCCATGGACCCCAATCCGGGGCGTAATAACTGATACCCGTCGTTTTCTTCCCATTGGAATGGGTCCAAACGTCACCGTTCTTGGTGTAGCCGGCGTTTTTCATCGCCTGTTTCGCCTTTTTCGGTTTGGCGCTCGTGCCGTAGTCGATGAGTTTCCCGAGGAATTCCTCGCCGAGGTACTTCTTCTCCATCGCGGGAGTCATTCCTGAAGCGATCGTTCCAGGGGTCTCCACGGGCTTGCCGTATCCCTGTTTGAGGACCTTCGCTATCTTCTCGAAATCGGTTATGTACGCGATCGCACGGCGAACACCTCGTCGCGCGAGATGTTCGTTACGCCAGTTCATACAGGCCTTCGGTCCACCAAGGGTTCGGTACTGAGACAGCGTCTTGATACCTTTCGGAGCTTTGACTTTCCCGCGCCAACTCGAGACGTTTCGACCCCAGTCGAGATTGTCCTGAGAGAACGACTGCTTCTTTTTTTGCGAATCGGACATCGCGATCATGCGGAGCGTTTCCAGATTCGTCTGCTTCGCGTACGGGTGATCCGTGACCGGTTTACTGATGATCTCCGTCGTACTCCATTCCGTCGGCTTCCACATCCCGTTTCCGAGCCCCTCATCGACGTACGTTTGGAGATCGACTTTGAGATCGATCAGCTCCTTCTTGACTGCTTGGATCTCTTCGTCGCTTTTCGCTTTCTCGAACTTGTCGACGTACTTGCCGTAGAACCCGGTTTTGTACTCACCGATCGTGAACTCGTGTTGAATCGCGACGATGGTTGGGTTGAATGGCCGCGGTAACGTCTTTTTCACCGTGAATTCGTCCACCTTCTCGATGGACTCGTCGGACGCCTCCGGGCCGTCGCCGTAGAAGTACTCGGTGAGTTTCCAGCGCGTGATGTGGTCGTCAGCGTTGACCGGCTCGCCGTCCCACCACGTAAAGTCCTCTCGGTAATTGAACGTCACTTCACACCCATCGACTTTCGGGAGTTCTTTCAACAAGTATGGTTGAAATCCATCCGACGTGAACGAGTAGTTCAGTGCCTTCTCCCTCCACGCGATCCAAGCCGGACCAACCTTGGTCGGGGATGGGCTCAGCGGGTTCATCTCCATCTTCTTTGGCTGGTAGCTGAGCCACTGTACTTTGTCGATGCGAGGGTCACGAGCCTTTGAATCGACGACGTTCTTTCCACTTTCCGTGCGTACGTCCGTCCCGATCGTCGGACCGGCGTTGTTGTCGGGTCCGGTATCACCGCCTCCGGAACAGCCAGCCAATCCGGCTGTTGCCGCACCGGTAGTCATCGCCAGCAATTTCCGCCGCGAGACGGTCGATACCGATATCTCGTCAGATGGTGGACTCTCCTTTGGCATGTATTCGCACTCGTATTGTCGAAGTGTGTTTAAAATAGTTATGGTTCTGGGGTGGAGAAAGGTCGTCGTCGATCACGAGTAGAGGCATGAAGCGGAGTGGAACGGCGACTGGTCCAGGGGTGTATCGATGATTGGCCGCCAAAAGATCACAGTGAGATCCTGCCGTGATAACCCGTAGAACAATCAGTGCCGAGGAGCGGTGAATACCGTAGCACCTAGGTCACTTCGTCGAAATCATGTCAGAGATAGTCACAATTTCGGTTACACGTCGTTCAGTTCGGCTCCCTCGTCGTCACCACCGACGCGTTTTGCGTGCTTCGCACGGAGTCGAACGTTGAAGACGCGATCCATTCCCTGTGCGAATAGGACGAACCCGAGCGATATCAGTGCGATCGTGAACATCGGGATGAGAATGAAGTGAATGTTCTCGGGGCTTCGAAGGTTGCTTTCTTGGTACGCCGTGTTGAGCAGCACTCCCCAGTTGAGCGACGTCATGGGAAGAATACCGAGGAAGTACAGCGCTACGGATTC
The window above is part of the Haladaptatus caseinilyticus genome. Proteins encoded here:
- a CDS encoding ABC transporter substrate-binding protein, producing MPKESPPSDEISVSTVSRRKLLAMTTGAATAGLAGCSGGGDTGPDNNAGPTIGTDVRTESGKNVVDSKARDPRIDKVQWLSYQPKKMEMNPLSPSPTKVGPAWIAWREKALNYSFTSDGFQPYLLKELPKVDGCEVTFNYREDFTWWDGEPVNADDHITRWKLTEYFYGDGPEASDESIEKVDEFTVKKTLPRPFNPTIVAIQHEFTIGEYKTGFYGKYVDKFEKAKSDEEIQAVKKELIDLKVDLQTYVDEGLGNGMWKPTEWSTTEIISKPVTDHPYAKQTNLETLRMIAMSDSQKKKQSFSQDNLDWGRNVSSWRGKVKAPKGIKTLSQYRTLGGPKACMNWRNEHLARRGVRRAIAYITDFEKIAKVLKQGYGKPVETPGTIASGMTPAMEKKYLGEEFLGKLIDYGTSAKPKKAKQAMKNAGYTKNGDVWTHSNGKKTTGISYYAPDWGPWPMSAKTHSEMLNAFGIKNDFISPESGSWGKVAYESYDFDINQYPIGTNEPHPTRFYDLSRSSGYNGFGTYEDLVSDPNTPGGCSNKVTRPKIEGDTSPVYNHPFNPTPKFPAKVGAKEISGNGQRFRPFEWNRGMELAQTEEEVSKYAKKAAWYHNFQALHIEIFSDVYSMWGDTGDFIFAPNGEPELGMGNPEWLTKRGGIKGRPKQK